The Ruficoccus amylovorans genome has a segment encoding these proteins:
- a CDS encoding type II toxin-antitoxin system RelE family toxin, producing MKFTVSLKKQAIKDLKAIPLSDRERLIERISGLENDLAGDVKKLTNHTPEYRLRSGNWRVLFEVEQNAIIIYRVVHRKEAYR from the coding sequence ATGAAGTTCACGGTTTCACTCAAAAAGCAGGCAATCAAGGACCTGAAGGCAATCCCCCTGAGTGACCGGGAACGGCTCATTGAACGCATTTCCGGCCTGGAAAACGACCTGGCCGGTGACGTTAAAAAACTGACAAATCACACGCCGGAATATCGCCTGCGCTCCGGCAACTGGCGCGTGCTCTTCGAAGTTGAACAAAATGCGATAATCATCTACCGTGTTGTTCACCGCAAGGAAGCATACCGATGA
- a CDS encoding anti-phage dCTP deaminase, whose amino-acid sequence MAVPAQKEKPIESRSYNESTIELLEAERSQELVIALCGPIGTQIHQIAELMNERLNEHYCYDSEVVKLSSFIAEKHPFKGREAEHFSKIEHFINSGNSMRNAYGAGVLAELAVHYISIKRHSKMSERQVHPGPVRFCHIIDSIKNVHELTLLRSVYSDVLVTVGAYDDKDRRVASLKRKGVSEEDVYRLIDRDSGEEYDNGQSVRKVFPQCDYFINCSDDVEDIQAKVDRFLGLITGSSLVTPTNDERNMCHAYYAGLNSACLSRQVGASLADSNGDLIGIGWNDVPQFGGGLYSENSEQDKRCFKIKDCVCHNDFEKNVIIDSIVEDLRSSMKTEDLDRLRDRLRRGRIGQLLEFSRSVHAEMYAILDSSAKGGGLRIKGGSIYVTTYPCHNCARHIVAAGIHNVYYLEPYSKSMAIRLHEDAITENVNNSNMVRVIPYEGIGPEMFARFFKMPEGGRKKNGKMIPTREKSAILRSSFSMRSYPQLESIVVESLKRKQLVGNGSKN is encoded by the coding sequence ATGGCTGTGCCTGCGCAAAAGGAAAAACCGATTGAATCTCGATCTTATAATGAGTCTACAATAGAGCTATTGGAGGCTGAGCGTTCTCAAGAATTAGTCATCGCTCTATGTGGCCCTATCGGCACTCAAATTCACCAAATAGCCGAGTTAATGAATGAGCGGCTAAATGAACATTACTGCTATGATTCTGAAGTTGTTAAACTAAGCAGTTTTATTGCTGAAAAACACCCATTTAAGGGACGAGAAGCTGAGCATTTCTCCAAAATTGAGCATTTTATAAACAGTGGAAATTCTATGCGGAATGCGTACGGTGCTGGCGTTCTTGCTGAATTGGCCGTTCATTACATTAGTATTAAACGTCACTCTAAGATGAGTGAGAGGCAAGTTCATCCCGGTCCCGTCCGATTTTGCCACATTATCGACTCTATTAAGAATGTACATGAATTAACGCTCTTAAGGTCTGTGTATTCTGATGTTTTGGTTACAGTTGGTGCATATGATGATAAGGATCGAAGAGTTGCTTCGTTGAAAAGAAAAGGCGTCAGTGAGGAGGATGTGTATCGGCTCATTGATCGTGATTCTGGTGAAGAATATGATAATGGACAATCCGTCCGAAAAGTTTTTCCTCAATGTGACTACTTTATTAATTGCAGTGATGATGTTGAAGATATTCAGGCTAAGGTTGATAGGTTCTTGGGATTGATTACTGGTAGTAGTCTTGTTACTCCTACTAACGATGAAAGAAATATGTGCCATGCATATTACGCAGGGCTTAATTCGGCTTGTTTGTCGAGGCAGGTTGGTGCGTCATTGGCAGATTCTAACGGCGATCTTATTGGGATTGGATGGAATGATGTCCCTCAATTTGGAGGGGGGTTGTATAGTGAGAATAGTGAGCAGGATAAGCGTTGCTTTAAGATAAAGGATTGTGTCTGTCATAATGACTTTGAAAAAAATGTCATCATTGACTCAATCGTAGAAGATCTAAGATCTAGTATGAAAACTGAAGATCTAGATCGCTTGCGTGATAGACTTCGCCGGGGCCGAATAGGTCAGCTATTGGAATTTTCGCGTTCTGTTCACGCCGAGATGTATGCAATCCTCGATTCGAGCGCGAAGGGCGGTGGCCTAAGGATCAAGGGAGGTAGCATTTATGTTACCACGTATCCGTGCCATAATTGTGCGCGCCATATTGTCGCTGCAGGGATCCATAACGTCTATTATCTGGAGCCATATAGTAAAAGTATGGCTATTAGACTTCATGAAGATGCAATTACTGAAAATGTTAATAACTCAAATATGGTAAGGGTTATTCCGTACGAAGGTATTGGACCGGAGATGTTTGCTCGCTTTTTCAAAATGCCTGAAGGTGGGAGGAAAAAAAACGGGAAAATGATTCCCACGAGGGAAAAAAGCGCTATACTTCGGTCAAGTTTTTCAATGCGATCGTATCCTCAGTTGGAATCGATTGTTGTTGAATCGCTAAAACGTAAGCAACTAGTCGGAAATGGCAGCAAAAACTAA
- the pgsA gene encoding CDP-diacylglycerol--glycerol-3-phosphate 3-phosphatidyltransferase, with protein MNLPNLLTLSRIAFLFVIVALLYAPFRGAGVLAFVLFIIAAVTDWADGYMARKTGQISDFGKLMDALADKVLMVGIFVSLLALPGFLPWWSIFLVLLIIMREFLITGLRLVAASQGKVLAAEKGGKIKTVVQIVAAAVLLFARSLAVDFGVNAGVYGFFYWVGMIAFVLAAILTVQSGSVYMVKYWSLFQGDSGAGKRS; from the coding sequence ATGAATCTGCCTAACCTGCTGACCCTGTCGCGGATCGCGTTTCTGTTCGTGATCGTCGCCCTGCTCTACGCCCCGTTCAGGGGGGCCGGAGTGCTGGCCTTTGTCTTGTTCATCATCGCGGCGGTGACGGATTGGGCCGACGGCTACATGGCCCGGAAGACCGGCCAGATCTCGGACTTCGGCAAGCTGATGGACGCCCTGGCCGACAAGGTGCTTATGGTGGGCATCTTCGTCTCGCTGCTGGCGCTGCCGGGCTTCCTGCCGTGGTGGAGCATTTTTCTGGTCCTGCTGATTATCATGCGGGAGTTCCTTATCACCGGCCTGCGGCTGGTGGCGGCCTCGCAGGGCAAGGTGCTGGCGGCGGAAAAAGGTGGCAAGATCAAGACCGTGGTCCAGATCGTGGCCGCCGCCGTGCTGCTCTTCGCCCGCTCGCTGGCGGTGGACTTCGGGGTGAACGCGGGCGTTTACGGATTTTTCTACTGGGTCGGGATGATCGCCTTTGTCCTGGCCGCGATTCTCACTGTGCAGTCCGGCAGCGTTTATATGGTTAAATACTGGTCGCTTTTCCAGGGCGACAGCGGCGCAGGGAAACGCTCATGA
- the coaD gene encoding pantetheine-phosphate adenylyltransferase — translation MRRALYAGTFDPVTNGHLDVLRRACELFDEVIMAAAPNREKHPLLPVEQRAQLIEENLAGIPNARVAILSGLTVDFARKMGAQTIVRGLRAISDFEFEFQLAQMNRDLAPEIETIFLMPKQEHFYTSSSLVKAVAQYDPARTRKFVPANALAALQEALGS, via the coding sequence ATGCGACGCGCCCTATACGCAGGAACTTTCGACCCGGTCACCAACGGCCACCTGGACGTGCTCCGGCGCGCCTGCGAACTCTTTGACGAGGTCATCATGGCCGCGGCCCCCAACCGCGAAAAGCACCCCCTGCTCCCCGTTGAGCAGCGCGCGCAACTCATCGAGGAAAACCTTGCCGGTATCCCCAATGCCCGCGTCGCCATCCTCAGCGGGTTGACGGTGGACTTCGCCCGCAAGATGGGCGCGCAGACGATCGTGCGCGGGCTGCGGGCCATTTCGGACTTCGAGTTCGAGTTCCAGCTCGCCCAGATGAACCGCGACCTCGCCCCCGAAATCGAAACCATTTTTCTCATGCCCAAACAGGAGCACTTCTATACCTCCTCCAGCCTCGTCAAGGCCGTCGCCCAGTACGACCCGGCCCGCACAAGGAAATTTGTTCCCGCAAACGCGCTCGCGGCCTTGCAAGAAGCCCTCGGCAGTTAA
- a CDS encoding SDR family oxidoreductase: MENPLIVITGGGRGIGAAIALAFAQKGNCRLALTARSTDQLSATAKACQALGVEARAYTCDVSDADAVTALAEAVRNTQGEPDGIVNNAGFFLAKPFLDLNTEEFDTVIAANLRSAFLVSRAFAPGMAERKRGTIINIASSASRKIFPGMAAYSAAKYGLLGMTRVMRQELTPHGVRVICILPGPTHTNAWDMSGLDEATKHERLMPAADVAQAVVNAWELPAKTVVDEIWLQPLGGDL; this comes from the coding sequence ATGGAAAATCCCCTGATCGTCATCACTGGCGGCGGACGCGGCATCGGCGCGGCCATCGCACTGGCTTTTGCGCAAAAGGGCAACTGTCGCCTCGCCCTCACCGCCCGCTCCACCGACCAACTCTCGGCCACCGCCAAAGCCTGTCAGGCGCTCGGCGTGGAAGCCCGCGCCTACACCTGCGATGTCTCCGACGCCGACGCCGTCACCGCCTTGGCCGAAGCTGTCCGCAACACTCAGGGCGAGCCCGACGGCATCGTCAACAACGCCGGTTTCTTCCTCGCCAAACCTTTTCTGGATCTCAACACCGAGGAGTTCGACACCGTTATCGCGGCCAATCTACGCAGCGCCTTTCTCGTGTCGCGGGCCTTCGCCCCCGGCATGGCCGAGCGCAAACGCGGCACGATCATCAACATCGCCTCCTCCGCCTCGCGCAAGATTTTCCCCGGCATGGCCGCGTACAGCGCCGCCAAGTACGGCCTGCTCGGGATGACCCGCGTCATGCGCCAGGAGCTAACCCCACACGGCGTGCGCGTGATCTGCATCCTGCCCGGCCCCACCCACACCAACGCCTGGGACATGTCCGGCCTGGACGAGGCGACCAAGCACGAACGCCTCATGCCCGCCGCCGATGTGGCGCAGGCCGTCGTGAATGCCTGGGAACTCCCGGCCAAAACCGTGGTCGATGAAATCTGGCTGCAACCACTCGGCGGCGACCTCTAA
- a CDS encoding type II toxin-antitoxin system Phd/YefM family antitoxin encodes MSIHPQIIEKEGKKEFVVLPYEEFLKIQEALNDFQDLQDLRAAKAEAEASPATPLHAIRDDLLSD; translated from the coding sequence ATGAGCATCCACCCGCAGATTATTGAAAAGGAAGGGAAGAAGGAATTTGTCGTCCTCCCCTACGAGGAGTTTTTGAAGATTCAGGAAGCCCTCAACGACTTTCAGGACTTGCAGGATCTGCGTGCAGCCAAGGCCGAGGCCGAAGCCTCCCCGGCCACACCGCTCCACGCCATCCGCGACGACTTGCTCAGCGACTAA
- a CDS encoding ArsR/SmtB family transcription factor, which translates to MSDPLETLKLLADPTRLRVVALLVQEELSVAELQEILGMGQSRISSHLSLLRKGGLTSDRRDGKRSFYSLARNLPAGERQLIEAACRATAHQPELEIDAANLARILDKRRRQAEQYFNQVAGRLGKNYCPGRSWEGIGHFLLHLTPKIKIADLGAGEGVLAQLLAQRAEAVYCIDNSPKMVEVGTDLAERHGIDNLYYQLGDIEDVPLKDASVDLAYLSQALHHARKPFRALSEAHRILKPGGRLIVLDLKEHAFEKARDLYADTWLGFAENTLYQWLKELGFEHVDVSIVAREEQEPYFETLLASGVRPLE; encoded by the coding sequence ATGTCCGACCCGCTTGAGACGCTGAAACTCCTGGCCGACCCCACCCGCCTGCGCGTGGTGGCCCTGCTCGTGCAAGAAGAGCTATCCGTGGCGGAGCTTCAGGAAATCCTCGGCATGGGCCAGTCGCGCATCTCCTCGCACCTCTCCCTGTTGCGCAAGGGCGGGCTGACCTCCGACCGCCGCGACGGCAAGCGCAGCTTTTACTCCCTCGCGCGCAACCTCCCCGCTGGCGAGCGCCAGCTCATCGAGGCCGCCTGCCGCGCCACGGCCCACCAGCCCGAGCTGGAAATCGATGCCGCCAACCTCGCCCGCATCCTCGACAAGCGCCGCCGCCAGGCCGAGCAGTATTTTAACCAGGTCGCCGGGCGTTTGGGCAAAAACTACTGCCCCGGCCGCTCCTGGGAGGGCATCGGGCATTTCCTCCTCCACCTGACCCCCAAAATCAAGATCGCCGACCTCGGCGCGGGCGAAGGCGTCCTGGCGCAATTGCTGGCCCAGCGGGCCGAAGCGGTTTACTGCATCGACAACTCCCCCAAAATGGTCGAAGTCGGCACCGACCTGGCCGAACGTCACGGCATTGACAACCTTTACTACCAGCTCGGCGACATCGAGGACGTCCCGCTGAAGGATGCCAGCGTGGATCTCGCCTACCTCAGCCAGGCCCTCCACCACGCCCGCAAGCCCTTCCGTGCCCTCTCCGAGGCGCACCGCATCCTCAAGCCCGGCGGGCGGCTCATCGTGCTCGACCTCAAGGAGCACGCCTTTGAAAAAGCCCGCGACCTCTACGCCGACACCTGGCTGGGCTTCGCCGAAAACACCCTCTACCAGTGGCTCAAGGAACTGGGCTTCGAGCACGTCGATGTCTCTATCGTCGCCCGCGAAGAGCAGGAACCGTATTTCGAGACTTTGCTGGCCAGCGGTGTGCGACCTCTCGAATAA
- a CDS encoding GreA/GreB family elongation factor has product MDKDVIDTIIAKKPGMKRLRSKLEAMQPGTYCMHRSWGFGQITAYDEAQDKLIIDFDEKPGHAMDPAFCADKLELLDESSILVRQRTEPDVIADMIKKRPGDLVVDILARCPDQSASPTELENLLARLLGPVKFKKWWTATKKALVKDPRIATPSRKTDPYTLRDEPLKPEQEILEDFYMVKQPKKKIALAEKLYQISENVEEIASDLPNIFEHLTEAVKDAMGLSYAERLHGVWVRNDLARHLDEDPETIEPTSKSLILGANDLNQLAAEIPNGYHKRFLDLLTRVYPEDWKGVLIDILKNSEGKMTSESISFLVERDCGEMVHEHFVRWLNEQNLKGPVLYWIVKNRNSRKFAKLVDGMVSPRMLNAILYAIDYEALQSTGNRRIQLADVLSDDQELIPDMLAEANDEIARDLAQGLILNQGFEDLTKKSLLARFIKRFPSIQKLVSGEAEQKVDELIVSQKSLDDRKAEYEELVNVKIPENKEAIEVAREHGDLRENAEYKMARQDQETLMARKALLEKDFARARVTDFTNVTNDAVGIGSIVEIEDTDSGEVQNYALMGAWDSAPEDNILSYKTPLGQALMNKQAGNTVQTEIDGQVHNWKLKSISRWIDSGRKL; this is encoded by the coding sequence ATGGACAAAGATGTGATCGATACGATCATCGCAAAAAAGCCCGGTATGAAACGCTTGCGCTCCAAATTGGAAGCCATGCAACCGGGCACCTATTGCATGCACCGCAGTTGGGGCTTCGGCCAGATTACCGCCTATGACGAGGCGCAGGACAAGCTTATCATCGACTTCGACGAAAAGCCCGGTCATGCCATGGACCCCGCCTTTTGCGCCGACAAGCTCGAACTGCTCGACGAAAGCAGCATCCTTGTGCGCCAGCGCACCGAGCCCGACGTCATCGCCGACATGATCAAGAAGCGTCCGGGCGACCTCGTCGTCGATATCCTGGCCCGCTGTCCGGACCAGAGCGCCAGCCCGACCGAGCTGGAAAACCTCCTGGCCCGCCTGCTGGGCCCCGTCAAGTTCAAGAAGTGGTGGACCGCGACCAAGAAGGCCCTCGTTAAGGATCCCCGCATCGCCACCCCCTCCCGCAAGACCGATCCGTACACGCTGCGCGACGAACCCCTCAAGCCCGAGCAGGAAATCCTTGAGGATTTCTACATGGTCAAGCAGCCCAAGAAGAAGATCGCGCTGGCCGAAAAGCTTTACCAAATCTCCGAAAACGTCGAAGAGATCGCCAGCGACCTGCCCAATATTTTCGAGCACCTGACCGAAGCGGTCAAGGACGCCATGGGCCTCAGCTACGCCGAGCGTCTGCACGGGGTCTGGGTCCGCAACGACCTCGCCCGTCACCTCGACGAAGACCCCGAAACCATCGAGCCCACCTCGAAGTCCCTCATCCTCGGCGCCAACGACCTCAACCAGCTCGCCGCCGAGATCCCCAACGGCTACCACAAGCGCTTCCTCGATCTGCTCACCCGCGTTTACCCGGAAGACTGGAAGGGCGTCCTCATCGACATCCTCAAGAATTCCGAGGGCAAGATGACCAGCGAATCGATCAGCTTCCTGGTCGAGCGCGACTGCGGCGAGATGGTTCACGAGCACTTCGTGCGCTGGCTCAACGAGCAAAACCTCAAGGGCCCGGTCCTGTACTGGATCGTCAAGAACCGCAATTCGCGCAAGTTCGCCAAGCTGGTTGACGGCATGGTCAGCCCGCGCATGTTGAACGCCATCCTTTACGCCATCGACTACGAGGCGCTCCAGAGCACCGGCAACCGCCGCATCCAGCTCGCCGACGTCCTCAGCGACGACCAGGAGCTCATCCCCGACATGCTGGCCGAAGCCAATGACGAGATCGCCCGTGACCTCGCCCAGGGCCTCATCCTCAACCAGGGCTTCGAGGACCTGACCAAGAAGTCCCTGCTGGCCCGCTTCATCAAGCGTTTCCCGAGCATCCAGAAGCTCGTCTCCGGCGAGGCCGAACAGAAGGTGGACGAGCTTATCGTCTCCCAGAAGAGCCTCGACGACCGCAAGGCCGAGTACGAAGAGCTGGTCAACGTCAAGATCCCCGAAAACAAGGAGGCCATCGAGGTCGCCCGCGAACATGGGGACTTGCGCGAAAACGCCGAGTACAAGATGGCCCGCCAGGACCAGGAAACCCTCATGGCCCGCAAGGCCCTGCTGGAAAAGGACTTCGCCCGCGCCCGCGTGACCGACTTCACCAACGTGACCAACGACGCGGTCGGCATCGGCTCTATCGTCGAGATCGAGGACACCGACTCCGGCGAGGTTCAGAACTACGCCCTCATGGGTGCCTGGGACTCCGCCCCCGAGGACAACATCCTCTCCTACAAGACCCCGCTCGGTCAGGCCCTCATGAACAAGCAGGCCGGCAACACCGTCCAGACCGAGATCGACGGCCAGGTCCACAACTGGAAGCTCAAGAGCATCAGCCGCTGGATCGACTCCGGTCGGAAGCTCTAA
- a CDS encoding MFS transporter produces MPKAPSNRHALSVVFLVLFIDLMGFSIIFPLYPAMLDHYLGPDGGGWLGETFANERSRFLVTVLFGGILGSLYSILQFAFSPIWGRLSDRIGRRPVLLLTQAATALSYLGWVFSGELWMLLATRVLAGIMSGNIAVATAAVSDVTGRDKRSRGMALVGVAFALGFLLGPAIGGLSAQWNWLAAHPEWAAWGINPFSVPAAFAMILSFANLVFIQWGFKETLSPEDREAARRERSATGSRLRALFHIPVPDIRRACNANFWYTLSFSGMEFMLAFYVVEHFAYSAKDIGMMFLFIGFMLILVQGGFVRRMGPKMGEKRLTLIGVVAMIIAFLLIAAIIRQSSFFVALGFMSIGSGLVFPCLVALVSLHAGSAEQGRYLGLFRSAGSLARAIGPLLAAVAYYFLGSSVTYAAGAAVLILPLMLLAKLRQPQRED; encoded by the coding sequence ATGCCTAAAGCCCCGAGCAACCGGCACGCCCTCAGCGTCGTCTTCCTCGTCCTGTTCATCGACCTGATGGGATTCTCCATCATCTTTCCGCTGTACCCGGCGATGCTCGACCACTACCTCGGGCCGGACGGCGGAGGCTGGCTGGGCGAAACCTTTGCCAACGAGCGCTCCCGCTTCCTGGTCACGGTGCTCTTCGGGGGCATCCTCGGCTCGCTCTACTCGATCCTCCAGTTCGCCTTCTCGCCCATCTGGGGCCGCCTCTCGGACCGCATCGGCCGTCGCCCCGTACTTCTGCTCACGCAGGCCGCCACCGCCCTGAGCTACCTGGGCTGGGTCTTTTCCGGGGAGCTGTGGATGCTCCTGGCCACCCGCGTGCTGGCCGGGATCATGAGCGGCAACATCGCCGTGGCCACGGCCGCTGTCTCCGACGTGACGGGCCGCGACAAGCGCTCCAGGGGTATGGCCCTCGTCGGGGTGGCCTTCGCGCTGGGTTTCCTGCTCGGGCCGGCCATCGGCGGTCTCAGCGCGCAGTGGAACTGGCTGGCCGCCCACCCCGAGTGGGCCGCCTGGGGGATCAACCCCTTCTCCGTCCCCGCCGCCTTCGCCATGATCCTCTCCTTCGCCAACCTGGTTTTCATCCAGTGGGGTTTTAAGGAAACGCTCAGCCCCGAGGACCGCGAAGCCGCCCGGCGCGAACGCTCCGCCACCGGCAGCCGCCTGCGCGCGCTTTTCCACATCCCGGTGCCGGACATCCGTCGCGCCTGCAACGCGAACTTCTGGTACACGCTGTCCTTCAGCGGGATGGAGTTCATGCTGGCCTTTTACGTAGTCGAGCACTTCGCCTACTCGGCCAAGGACATCGGCATGATGTTCCTCTTCATCGGGTTCATGCTGATCCTCGTGCAGGGCGGCTTCGTTCGCCGGATGGGGCCGAAAATGGGCGAAAAGCGCCTCACCCTGATCGGCGTCGTCGCCATGATTATCGCCTTCCTGCTGATCGCGGCCATCATCCGCCAAAGCTCGTTCTTCGTCGCGCTGGGCTTCATGTCCATCGGCTCCGGGCTGGTCTTCCCCTGCCTGGTCGCGCTGGTCTCGCTCCACGCCGGAAGCGCCGAGCAGGGCCGCTACCTGGGGCTGTTCCGCAGCGCCGGGTCGCTGGCCCGCGCCATCGGCCCGCTCCTCGCCGCCGTGGCCTACTACTTCCTCGGCTCGAGCGTGACCTACGCCGCCGGGGCCGCCGTGCTCATCCTCCCGCTCATGCTCCTGGCCAAACTCCGCCAGCCCCAGCGGGAAGACTGA
- a CDS encoding RsmB/NOP family class I SAM-dependent RNA methyltransferase, whose product MTQFKPTESPWRKAAGLCESYQAQPAKAETLITDINFHSSAERRRCQFLFYGVLRHRRRIDELLARLISRPPKPRLAAMLQVAVFELMAAEPARQPKVVDYAVGQIRRIMSRSEAGLANAVLRKIPAEAAKLDQEAPAAVRLSHPDWLARRWQEHYGPESAETFMAWNLEPPPVLFRARGELPAGLPLEPAAWPGFYKLAGEWARVEPLLNAGRLYAQDPSTRLAPEALAVRPGEKVLDLCAAPGGKALMLIDALESDRDGLMLAVDLPGPRLEPLNENLQKLGRRSGPAVSLLGIDVRRLSPELLRREGFPETFDAVLLDAPCSNTGVLRRRPDAKWRLEPGDIAASAELQGELLAVAAERVKPGGRLVYSTCSVEPEENQAVIKAFLGSVAGKDFSCRSQTVSLPWETGHDGAGVALLVRR is encoded by the coding sequence ATGACTCAATTTAAACCAACGGAATCGCCGTGGCGGAAAGCCGCAGGTCTATGTGAAAGTTACCAGGCGCAGCCCGCCAAGGCGGAAACGCTGATAACGGATATCAACTTTCATTCCAGTGCGGAACGGCGCCGTTGTCAATTCCTGTTCTACGGTGTTCTGCGGCACCGCAGGCGCATCGATGAACTGCTCGCCCGGCTGATTTCCCGGCCCCCGAAGCCCCGGCTGGCGGCCATGCTCCAGGTGGCGGTTTTCGAGTTGATGGCGGCAGAGCCCGCCCGCCAGCCGAAGGTAGTGGACTACGCGGTGGGGCAGATCCGGCGGATCATGAGCCGCTCGGAGGCCGGGCTGGCCAACGCCGTGCTGCGGAAAATCCCCGCCGAGGCCGCCAAGCTCGACCAGGAAGCCCCGGCGGCGGTCCGTCTCAGCCATCCGGACTGGTTGGCGCGGCGCTGGCAGGAGCATTATGGTCCCGAGTCGGCGGAAACGTTCATGGCCTGGAACCTGGAACCGCCGCCCGTGCTTTTTCGGGCGCGCGGGGAACTCCCTGCCGGGCTCCCGCTGGAACCGGCGGCCTGGCCCGGTTTTTACAAGCTGGCGGGCGAATGGGCACGGGTGGAACCGCTTCTGAACGCGGGCCGTCTCTACGCTCAGGATCCCTCGACGCGGCTGGCCCCGGAGGCGCTGGCCGTACGCCCCGGCGAAAAAGTGCTCGACTTGTGCGCGGCCCCCGGTGGCAAGGCCCTGATGCTGATCGACGCTCTGGAGAGCGACCGGGACGGGCTGATGCTGGCGGTGGACCTGCCCGGCCCGCGACTGGAACCGTTGAACGAGAATTTGCAAAAACTCGGACGCCGGTCCGGCCCGGCGGTCAGCCTGCTGGGGATTGATGTGCGTCGGCTCAGCCCGGAATTGCTGCGGCGCGAGGGCTTTCCGGAAACATTCGACGCGGTCCTGCTCGACGCCCCCTGCTCAAACACCGGCGTCCTGCGTCGTCGCCCCGACGCCAAGTGGCGGCTGGAGCCGGGCGACATCGCCGCCAGCGCCGAGCTTCAAGGCGAACTGCTGGCCGTCGCCGCCGAACGAGTCAAGCCGGGCGGACGGCTGGTTTACTCGACCTGCTCGGTTGAGCCGGAGGAGAATCAGGCCGTGATCAAGGCTTTCCTCGGCAGCGTGGCGGGGAAGGATTTTTCCTGCCGCTCGCAGACGGTTTCCCTGCCCTGGGAGACCGGGCACGACGGCGCGGGTGTGGCCCTGCTGGTGCGCAGGTGA